A window of the Haloarcula rubripromontorii genome harbors these coding sequences:
- a CDS encoding HVO_0416 family zinc finger protein has product MASAPSSDDMFDEFLSQRGHDVEQSGWEESYNKKQCPDCGGLHESTAAQCSVCGWTPVR; this is encoded by the coding sequence ATGGCGTCCGCACCGAGTAGTGACGATATGTTCGACGAGTTCCTCTCCCAGCGTGGCCACGATGTGGAGCAGAGTGGTTGGGAAGAGAGCTATAACAAGAAGCAGTGCCCTGATTGCGGCGGTCTTCACGAGTCGACAGCGGCACAGTGCTCGGTGTGTGGCTGGACACCGGTACGGTAA
- a CDS encoding UvrD-helicase domain-containing protein yields the protein MTDSTTEVVRLFGGPGSGKTTALLDRVDELLEDDDVDFRDVLVVSYTRAAAAEIRERLADRLGLSPRALRGNVCTMHAKAYELLNLSRGDVVGEDDKEAFCEEFGIDYEDEYEGSRRRSARSTTLGNKIIATSQWLQRTRRDVADWYDVPFKWDDEEVRLPPEIDENAQTGNKYTPTWPTDDDRVDVPSAIRGWRTYKGENDLTGFADMLERVAQRSLLPNVDYLIIDEFQDITTLQYDVYDEWKPHMERVLIAGDDDQVVYAWQGADPDLLLEEVVTQDEVLPNSYRLPSRILNVVNREVRHIEKRQEKDLNPRKEGGRVEAVQNPSMFDLSRNVTRTIEQSDETVMVLFRARYQMFQFIDEFIDNGIPFSCLTDQRMWTDRLTQYVNGLEAVEADEPLTVLEARRLADMLVDSAFGTGERDDLFDALEEIDESHEDQDIADIEIEPDVVREHVPFLPDAASAGDMLRKVTNFQERTVDAYFTGDYTGMDADRVRVGTIHSAKGREADHVFVATDLTEKVVEQMAATVDQQGIEVPGMDEFTKHTSPVPTLTDNERRVFYVGMSRARERLVLLENLVDGAPTLPIDVLLENEPSDRSIEQLLDDASETIAAD from the coding sequence ATGACTGATTCGACCACCGAGGTTGTCCGCCTGTTCGGTGGGCCCGGTAGCGGGAAGACGACGGCGCTGCTTGACCGTGTGGACGAACTGCTGGAAGACGACGACGTAGACTTCCGTGACGTACTGGTTGTCTCGTACACCCGTGCGGCAGCCGCCGAGATCCGTGAGCGACTCGCGGACCGACTCGGCCTGTCTCCTCGTGCGCTCCGTGGGAACGTCTGCACGATGCACGCGAAGGCGTACGAACTGCTGAACCTCTCCCGTGGCGATGTCGTCGGCGAGGACGACAAGGAGGCCTTCTGCGAGGAGTTCGGCATCGACTACGAGGACGAGTACGAGGGGTCTCGGCGTCGGTCGGCCCGCTCGACCACCCTCGGGAACAAGATTATCGCGACCAGCCAGTGGCTCCAGCGGACCCGCCGCGACGTCGCCGACTGGTACGACGTCCCGTTCAAGTGGGACGACGAGGAGGTCCGGCTCCCGCCGGAAATCGACGAGAACGCCCAGACCGGCAACAAGTACACGCCGACCTGGCCGACCGACGACGACCGCGTCGATGTCCCCAGCGCCATTCGCGGCTGGCGCACGTATAAAGGCGAGAACGACCTGACCGGCTTCGCCGATATGCTTGAGCGGGTCGCCCAGCGCTCGCTACTCCCCAACGTCGATTACCTCATTATCGACGAGTTTCAGGACATCACGACGCTGCAGTACGACGTGTACGACGAGTGGAAACCCCACATGGAGCGGGTGCTCATCGCCGGCGACGACGACCAGGTCGTCTACGCTTGGCAGGGCGCTGACCCAGACCTCCTGCTTGAGGAAGTCGTTACCCAAGACGAGGTCCTGCCGAACTCTTACCGGCTCCCCTCGCGCATCCTGAACGTCGTCAACCGCGAGGTGCGCCACATCGAGAAGCGCCAGGAGAAAGACCTCAATCCGCGCAAGGAGGGCGGCCGCGTCGAGGCGGTCCAGAACCCATCGATGTTCGACCTCTCGCGGAACGTCACCCGGACCATCGAGCAGTCCGACGAGACGGTGATGGTCCTGTTCCGGGCCCGCTACCAGATGTTCCAGTTCATCGACGAGTTCATCGACAACGGGATTCCGTTCTCCTGTCTCACCGACCAGCGGATGTGGACCGACCGGCTCACCCAGTACGTCAACGGGCTTGAAGCCGTCGAGGCCGACGAACCGCTCACGGTGCTCGAAGCGCGCCGGCTCGCTGACATGCTCGTCGACTCCGCGTTCGGCACCGGCGAGCGCGACGACCTCTTCGACGCGCTCGAAGAGATAGACGAGTCCCACGAGGACCAGGACATCGCCGACATCGAAATCGAACCCGACGTGGTTCGCGAGCACGTGCCGTTCCTCCCGGACGCGGCCTCGGCAGGCGATATGCTCCGGAAAGTGACCAACTTCCAGGAGCGGACCGTCGACGCGTACTTCACCGGTGACTACACCGGGATGGACGCCGACCGCGTCCGCGTCGGGACCATCCACTCCGCCAAGGGCCGCGAGGCCGATCACGTGTTCGTCGCGACGGACCTCACGGAGAAAGTCGTCGAACAGATGGCCGCCACGGTCGACCAGCAGGGTATCGAGGTGCCGGGTATGGATGAGTTCACGAAACACACCAGTCCCGTGCCGACGCTGACCGACAACGAACGGCGTGTGTTCTACGTTGGGATGTCTCGGGCTCGCGAGCGACTCGTGCTACTCGAGAACCTTGTCGACGGCGCGCCGACGCTCCCTATCGACGTGTTGCTGGAAAACGAGCCAAGCGACCGCTCCATCGAGCAACTGCTTGACGACGCCAGCGAGACCATCGCGGCCGACTGA
- a CDS encoding RNA ligase partner protein, giving the protein MVDRPLKQRFVLDTSLFLTPEIRSGDEDLEAACLELLELISEAKLVHNISCYMPPSIQAELTTMLEDRAISDDVLTKLDTWVITKSPAHHEVRIPADLVYEFIDEMSERVDRGLRVSEKAVRKAEESRAETVEEHDHMTEVDKVISDLRDEYRDTLRQGVLDSREDFDLLILAQELDAGVVTEDQGIINWAEDFGLRYLKGRNFPPLLREYLAADDPDRWRDES; this is encoded by the coding sequence ATGGTCGACCGCCCGCTCAAGCAACGGTTCGTCCTCGACACGTCGCTGTTTCTCACCCCCGAAATCAGGAGCGGCGACGAGGACCTGGAGGCGGCCTGCCTGGAACTGCTCGAACTCATCTCTGAGGCGAAACTGGTCCACAACATCTCCTGTTACATGCCGCCGTCGATACAGGCGGAACTGACGACGATGCTCGAAGACCGGGCCATCAGCGATGACGTGCTGACGAAACTGGATACGTGGGTCATTACGAAGTCACCGGCTCACCACGAGGTGCGGATTCCGGCAGACCTCGTCTACGAGTTCATCGACGAGATGTCCGAGCGGGTGGACCGCGGCCTGCGCGTCTCCGAGAAGGCCGTCCGGAAGGCCGAGGAGTCGCGGGCCGAGACGGTTGAGGAACACGACCACATGACTGAAGTGGACAAGGTCATCTCGGACCTGCGCGACGAGTACCGGGACACGCTCCGGCAGGGCGTCCTCGACTCCCGGGAGGATTTCGACCTCCTGATACTCGCACAGGAACTGGACGCCGGCGTCGTCACGGAGGACCAGGGCATCATCAACTGGGCGGAGGACTTCGGACTGCGGTATCTCAAGGGACGGAACTTTCCACCGCTGCTCAGAGAGTATCTCGCCGCCGACGACCCGGACCGCTGGCGCGACGAGAGCTAG
- a CDS encoding metallophosphoesterase, translating to MLIGIVSDTHDNAPQVEAAVETFADTGCETVVHCGDFVAPFSVTPFDGDWSFYAVRGNNDGEWAVQSTVEDFGTYFGEMGELTVDGHGIAVYHGTSGELVDALVECGTYDYVLHGHTHERGREERGGTVRINPGGISIPPAPEPFSVATLSTETGEVEFHELG from the coding sequence ATGCTGATCGGCATCGTCTCGGACACGCACGACAACGCGCCGCAGGTCGAAGCCGCAGTTGAGACGTTCGCTGACACGGGCTGTGAGACGGTCGTCCACTGCGGCGACTTCGTCGCCCCGTTCTCTGTGACGCCGTTCGACGGCGACTGGTCGTTCTACGCCGTTCGCGGCAACAACGACGGCGAGTGGGCGGTCCAGTCCACCGTCGAGGACTTCGGCACGTACTTCGGCGAGATGGGCGAGCTAACCGTTGACGGACACGGCATCGCCGTGTACCACGGCACCAGCGGCGAACTCGTCGACGCGCTGGTCGAGTGTGGCACCTACGACTACGTGCTCCACGGGCACACCCACGAACGCGGCCGCGAGGAGCGCGGGGGCACGGTACGAATCAACCCCGGCGGTATCTCGATTCCGCCGGCTCCCGAGCCGTTCTCGGTCGCGACGCTCTCGACGGAGACCGGCGAGGTCGAATTCCACGAACTGGGGTGA
- a CDS encoding YbhB/YbcL family Raf kinase inhibitor-like protein, with the protein MRRRHFVQTLGASALVGSAGCTEQSDDTTSAFEVSSPAFSSGDALPARFTCDGEGVSPPFVIERVPEPTAALAVTAEYDGGVFSQPVFWTLWNVPPETERIPAGLPRKPTLETLGGARQGTQPPNEAGYEPPCPPAGQPYEHRFQVYALGEELSIEGGTEQEEASETIANALIASTRLTVDYTHPAGTDN; encoded by the coding sequence ATGCGCCGTCGCCACTTCGTCCAGACGCTCGGGGCGTCTGCACTGGTCGGGAGCGCGGGCTGTACCGAGCAGTCGGACGACACAACATCGGCCTTTGAAGTGTCGAGCCCCGCGTTCAGTTCCGGGGACGCGCTTCCGGCCCGATTCACCTGTGACGGCGAGGGCGTTTCGCCTCCATTTGTCATCGAGCGTGTCCCGGAGCCGACGGCAGCACTTGCCGTCACAGCCGAGTACGACGGTGGCGTGTTCAGTCAGCCCGTGTTCTGGACGCTGTGGAACGTCCCGCCGGAGACGGAGCGGATTCCGGCCGGACTTCCTCGCAAACCGACCCTCGAGACGCTCGGCGGCGCTCGACAGGGAACACAGCCCCCAAACGAGGCGGGGTATGAACCGCCGTGCCCACCGGCCGGACAGCCCTACGAACACCGGTTTCAGGTGTACGCACTCGGTGAGGAGCTCTCTATCGAGGGTGGAACCGAGCAAGAAGAAGCGTCAGAGACCATCGCGAACGCACTCATCGCAAGCACTCGTCTCACTGTTGACTACACCCACCCGGCTGGGACCGACAACTAA
- a CDS encoding DUF7533 family protein — protein MARGLIGTIELMVAVVLAARVTLLGVDNLARGQTAIGVVFLGLAAALLVIEWVAPSPTDIPGAIAGRARSALPGGKPPDSDDD, from the coding sequence ATGGCACGGGGACTCATCGGGACAATCGAGCTGATGGTCGCGGTCGTACTCGCCGCGCGGGTCACCCTCCTCGGCGTCGACAACCTCGCTCGCGGTCAGACAGCGATCGGTGTGGTCTTTCTCGGGTTAGCCGCCGCATTACTGGTCATCGAGTGGGTCGCTCCCTCCCCGACGGACATCCCCGGCGCAATCGCCGGGCGGGCACGCAGTGCGCTTCCCGGTGGGAAACCGCCGGACAGCGACGACGACTAG
- a CDS encoding ArsR/SmtB family transcription factor, translating into MAEEQSIEEILDTIGDQHARRVLAAISREPQSAKELAEECDLSLPTVYRRIELLDEYDLVTDRTLVAEDGNHYKVYESNFESTVISLEDEEYKVRIYREENLPDRFSQLWDELNPE; encoded by the coding sequence GTGGCTGAGGAACAGAGCATCGAGGAGATTCTCGATACGATCGGCGACCAGCACGCACGCCGTGTACTCGCCGCGATCAGTCGAGAACCGCAGTCGGCGAAGGAACTCGCGGAGGAGTGTGACCTCTCATTGCCGACGGTGTATCGACGTATCGAACTGCTCGACGAGTACGACCTCGTCACCGACCGGACACTCGTCGCCGAGGACGGGAACCACTACAAGGTGTACGAGTCCAACTTCGAGTCGACGGTCATCTCGCTCGAAGACGAGGAGTATAAAGTACGCATCTATCGGGAAGAGAACCTCCCGGACCGGTTTAGTCAGCTCTGGGACGAGCTGAACCCGGAATGA
- a CDS encoding nitric-oxide reductase large subunit, producing MELKRKTIAKVIAAAFVFNLVVMGAGAWIAYQEAPPIPEQVVGPDGETVLTGEDIREGKKTFQKNGLMNHGSILGNGAYYGADYTADSLELKTQHMRTYYAEERYGTEYDSLSTAEQAAVDDDVKQDLSGEYEGGNIKYSAAELYAHEQVRQEYVERYHEGSHERGVPEGMIDSEADARQFADFAMWTAWFSHTDRPGGEHSYTNDWPYEPAAGNDATGAAMTWSVVAMVLLVGAAGAGIWLYNAVSLPEPSAGDLSVPEPGDVSIFPSQRAALRFIPVAAGLFLAQVLLGGLLAHFYIERAGFFGIEEIFGVHILQLLPFAMAKTWHIDLGILWIAATWLGAGLFLPPLLTGHEPKRQSTYIDVLLVAIVVVTVGGLGGIWLGSHGYFGDLWWLVGNEGLEYLEVGKLWQVGLLVGFGLWAVLSIRGLKPLLDREPVFGLAHMILYAGGSIALLFTAGFFFTPETNIAVTEFWRWWVVHMWVEGAFEFFIVAIIGLTLVSMNLLSRRSAEKAVMLQALLVMSTGVIGVSHHYWWVGMPDMWVPIGSVFSTLELLPLVFILYEALGQYRAMSETGGFPYKLPFMFIIASGVWNFVGAGVLGFFINLPLINYYEHGTYLTVGHAHAAMFGAFGFLALGMVTYMLQLAIKPGRWNGSWLRAAFWCWNVGLALMVFVSVLPVGFLQLEAAFTGSYAAARSVAFYNQPLVQTLFWARLPGDTLIILGTAIYAADLVRKRFVLRASEDDPTVEDMAVAEGVMSDD from the coding sequence ATGGAACTCAAACGCAAAACGATCGCGAAGGTAATCGCCGCCGCGTTCGTCTTCAACCTCGTCGTCATGGGGGCTGGCGCGTGGATTGCGTATCAGGAAGCGCCACCCATCCCGGAGCAAGTCGTTGGACCTGACGGCGAGACGGTTCTCACGGGTGAAGACATCCGCGAGGGCAAGAAGACGTTCCAGAAGAACGGGCTGATGAACCACGGGTCGATTCTCGGCAACGGCGCGTACTACGGCGCAGACTACACCGCCGACTCGCTGGAGTTAAAGACCCAGCACATGCGGACGTACTACGCCGAGGAGCGCTACGGAACCGAGTACGACTCGCTGTCGACGGCCGAACAGGCTGCCGTCGACGATGACGTCAAACAGGACCTCAGCGGGGAGTACGAGGGCGGGAACATCAAGTACTCCGCCGCCGAGCTATACGCCCACGAGCAGGTCCGCCAGGAGTACGTCGAGCGGTACCACGAGGGGAGCCACGAGCGGGGCGTCCCCGAGGGGATGATTGACTCCGAGGCCGACGCCCGGCAGTTCGCCGACTTCGCCATGTGGACGGCGTGGTTCTCCCACACCGACCGCCCGGGCGGCGAGCACTCCTACACGAACGACTGGCCCTACGAGCCCGCGGCCGGCAACGACGCGACCGGCGCGGCGATGACCTGGAGCGTCGTCGCCATGGTCCTCCTCGTCGGTGCCGCCGGTGCCGGCATCTGGCTCTACAACGCCGTCAGCCTCCCGGAGCCGTCCGCCGGAGACCTCTCGGTGCCCGAGCCGGGCGACGTGAGCATCTTCCCCAGCCAGCGGGCCGCCCTGCGGTTCATCCCGGTCGCCGCGGGGCTGTTCCTCGCACAGGTGTTGCTCGGTGGGTTGCTCGCTCACTTCTACATCGAGCGGGCCGGCTTCTTCGGCATCGAGGAAATCTTCGGCGTCCACATCCTCCAGCTACTGCCCTTTGCCATGGCGAAGACCTGGCACATCGACCTGGGCATCCTCTGGATCGCCGCGACCTGGCTCGGTGCGGGGCTGTTCCTCCCACCGCTGCTGACCGGCCACGAACCCAAACGCCAGTCGACGTACATCGACGTGTTGCTCGTCGCGATTGTCGTCGTCACCGTCGGCGGCCTCGGCGGCATCTGGCTCGGGTCGCACGGCTACTTCGGCGACCTCTGGTGGCTCGTCGGCAACGAGGGGCTGGAGTACCTCGAAGTCGGGAAGCTCTGGCAGGTCGGGCTGCTCGTCGGCTTCGGTCTGTGGGCGGTCCTCTCGATTCGCGGGCTGAAGCCGCTGCTCGACCGCGAGCCGGTGTTCGGCCTCGCACACATGATTCTGTACGCCGGCGGCTCCATCGCACTGCTGTTTACCGCCGGGTTCTTCTTCACGCCGGAGACCAACATCGCCGTCACGGAGTTCTGGCGCTGGTGGGTCGTCCACATGTGGGTCGAAGGGGCCTTCGAGTTCTTCATCGTCGCCATCATCGGCCTGACGCTGGTGTCGATGAACCTGCTGAGCCGCCGCAGCGCCGAGAAAGCGGTCATGCTCCAGGCCTTGCTGGTGATGAGTACGGGTGTCATCGGCGTCTCTCACCACTACTGGTGGGTCGGCATGCCCGACATGTGGGTCCCCATCGGGAGCGTGTTCTCGACGCTAGAGCTGCTCCCGCTGGTGTTCATCCTCTACGAGGCGCTGGGCCAGTACCGGGCGATGTCCGAGACCGGTGGGTTCCCCTACAAGCTCCCGTTCATGTTCATCATCGCCAGCGGCGTCTGGAACTTCGTCGGGGCCGGCGTGCTCGGCTTCTTCATCAACCTCCCGCTGATCAACTACTACGAGCACGGCACCTACCTCACCGTCGGCCACGCCCACGCTGCGATGTTCGGAGCCTTCGGCTTCCTCGCACTGGGGATGGTCACCTACATGCTCCAGCTCGCCATCAAACCCGGTCGCTGGAACGGGTCCTGGCTCCGGGCGGCGTTCTGGTGCTGGAACGTCGGTCTGGCGCTGATGGTGTTCGTCTCTGTCCTGCCCGTTGGCTTCCTCCAGCTGGAGGCGGCCTTTACCGGCAGCTACGCTGCGGCCCGGAGCGTGGCGTTCTACAACCAGCCGCTCGTCCAGACGCTGTTCTGGGCGCGCCTCCCCGGTGACACGCTCATCATCCTCGGGACGGCCATCTACGCGGCCGACCTCGTCCGCAAGCGGTTCGTCCTCCGGGCGTCCGAGGACGATCCCACGGTCGAGGACATGGCCGTCGCGGAGGGTGTGATGAGCGACGACTGA
- a CDS encoding RNA ligase, translating to MSRDWGSLFNVDTDPEDLLEHFDTEWFRGQRYRHLTDERHGIERGTALVGDAVVRGYPSMPRALVLEPAIREAFDGPVAIEEKLNGYNVRIARIDGDRLAFTRSGFVCPYTTRKVEALLDAEGFFDDHPEHMLCGELVGPENPYTDHEYSEVDEVGFYVFGIRHRESGTPMGVERRLDRCETYGLDSVDHYGTYTPAAAVDAARERIDDLNARGREGVVLKSMDGETALKYTTSAIHQADLEHAFELPFDYGRDFVFTRVIREAFQAVERGESPAAVRERAHKLGEAILQPAVETIRAVDRGDPVGETHTVRGDPKTIDDLLSYFRDQGLELHIERDETDGDQRVVTFTKIAQSTRDKTRYYLAGGTIDE from the coding sequence ATGTCGAGAGACTGGGGGTCGCTGTTCAATGTCGACACCGACCCCGAGGACCTGCTGGAACACTTCGACACCGAGTGGTTTCGCGGACAGCGGTACCGCCATCTCACCGACGAGCGCCACGGTATCGAACGCGGGACGGCGCTCGTCGGCGACGCGGTCGTCCGGGGCTACCCCTCGATGCCGCGTGCGCTCGTCCTCGAACCGGCGATTCGGGAGGCCTTCGACGGCCCCGTCGCCATCGAGGAGAAGCTCAACGGCTACAACGTCAGGATCGCACGAATCGACGGGGACCGCCTCGCGTTCACCCGGAGCGGGTTCGTCTGTCCCTACACCACGCGGAAGGTCGAGGCGCTACTGGACGCAGAGGGGTTCTTCGACGACCACCCCGAACACATGCTGTGTGGCGAACTCGTCGGCCCGGAGAACCCCTACACCGACCACGAGTACAGCGAGGTCGACGAGGTCGGGTTCTACGTGTTCGGCATCCGCCACCGCGAGAGCGGGACGCCGATGGGCGTCGAGCGCCGGCTCGACCGGTGTGAGACCTACGGCCTCGACAGCGTCGACCACTACGGGACCTACACCCCGGCAGCGGCCGTCGACGCCGCCCGCGAACGGATCGACGACCTGAACGCTCGCGGCCGGGAGGGCGTGGTCCTGAAATCGATGGACGGAGAGACGGCGCTGAAGTACACGACGAGCGCGATCCATCAGGCCGACCTCGAACACGCGTTCGAACTCCCCTTCGACTACGGGCGAGACTTCGTGTTCACGCGCGTCATACGAGAGGCCTTCCAGGCCGTCGAACGCGGTGAGTCGCCGGCAGCAGTCCGCGAGCGGGCACACAAGTTGGGTGAGGCCATTCTTCAGCCTGCAGTCGAAACAATACGGGCGGTAGACAGGGGTGACCCGGTCGGCGAAACACACACCGTTCGCGGCGACCCGAAAACCATCGACGACCTGCTGTCGTACTTCCGCGACCAGGGGCTGGAACTGCATATCGAGCGTGACGAGACGGATGGCGACCAGCGTGTTGTCACGTTTACCAAAATCGCCCAGTCAACGCGTGACAAGACGCGGTACTACCTAGCGGGTGGGACCATCGACGAGTGA
- a CDS encoding DUF7521 family protein: MTTGVTIARSALILMRMVVFGLTLGITLISFQAYRKRPSERLQYAFVGFAFISMGVAISSVITQLSAGETGAIVRVFFQMAETIPFIIGFAMLYVSLYR; the protein is encoded by the coding sequence ATGACGACCGGCGTGACTATCGCACGTAGCGCGCTCATCCTGATGCGGATGGTGGTGTTCGGGCTGACACTCGGTATCACGCTGATTAGCTTTCAGGCCTACCGGAAACGGCCGTCAGAACGCCTCCAGTACGCGTTCGTCGGATTTGCGTTCATCAGTATGGGTGTCGCTATCTCCAGCGTTATCACACAACTGAGCGCCGGCGAGACTGGTGCCATCGTCCGCGTGTTCTTCCAGATGGCAGAGACAATCCCGTTCATCATCGGGTTCGCGATGCTGTACGTGTCGCTGTACCGGTGA
- a CDS encoding alpha/beta fold hydrolase, with the protein MNNNRQLWIVAAVSLLLIFSGSGLAWTVQTDGGSVEVRDVTFSGTNGTMMSGTLYIPEEASSASPQPGVLAVHGYINSKETQSPFAIEYARRGFVVLAIDQTGHGYSDPPAFNNGYGGPDSLEYLRSLDYVDNENIGLEGHSMGGWTVITAAAAHPDGYESMVIEGSSTGSNRAPEGTASFPRNLAVVFSEYDEFSPLMWGTASASDVEQSDKLQTVFGTDSAVKESRTYGSVDDGTARRLYTPATTHPGDHFSTAAIGASIEWLQLTLEGEDEMDPSNQVWYWKSLGTFIALIGGVLSLFPAGGLLIERASTDRLRREYPEGKGMTGAKRYAASLLAATIPIVTYFPLQDAAPAIIGLSWLFPQQINNGVIVWALGNAVITAVLFAVWHYTSNADDPSVSLANYGLDTGDGARTVGVSVLAGVGTVAVLYLLEAVVAFLFQTDFRIWVFAIKLLSPAQFRISFSYLLPLFAFFVVLGALLHGQLRPEGESRSLRRAMATNWLIVVGGFVVLLAVQYIPLLSGQPLPLGHPLLTILALQFVALLSIVAFVSTYFFRKTGRVWVGATINAVLVTWVIVAGTATQFPV; encoded by the coding sequence ATGAACAATAACAGACAGTTGTGGATCGTAGCTGCAGTGTCGTTGCTCCTGATATTCAGCGGGAGCGGGCTCGCATGGACAGTACAGACAGATGGCGGTTCCGTCGAGGTTCGCGACGTGACGTTTTCCGGGACCAACGGAACGATGATGAGCGGGACGCTGTATATCCCTGAAGAGGCCAGCAGCGCGTCCCCGCAACCGGGGGTGTTGGCCGTCCACGGGTACATCAACTCGAAAGAGACCCAGTCGCCGTTCGCTATCGAGTACGCACGACGGGGTTTTGTGGTCCTGGCTATTGACCAGACCGGCCACGGCTACTCTGACCCGCCGGCGTTCAACAACGGGTACGGTGGCCCTGACAGCCTCGAATACCTCCGGTCGCTGGACTATGTCGACAACGAAAACATCGGCCTCGAAGGGCATTCGATGGGCGGCTGGACCGTCATCACGGCGGCCGCGGCCCACCCGGACGGGTACGAGTCGATGGTCATCGAGGGGTCATCGACTGGATCGAACCGCGCTCCCGAAGGCACTGCTTCGTTCCCACGGAACCTCGCTGTCGTGTTCAGCGAGTACGACGAGTTCTCCCCGCTGATGTGGGGGACGGCGAGTGCGTCCGACGTTGAGCAGAGCGACAAACTCCAGACTGTGTTCGGGACGGACAGCGCTGTCAAGGAGAGCCGTACCTACGGGAGCGTTGATGACGGCACCGCACGGCGGCTATACACGCCGGCAACGACGCATCCCGGCGACCACTTCTCGACCGCAGCCATCGGTGCATCCATCGAGTGGCTCCAGCTAACGCTCGAGGGCGAAGACGAGATGGATCCGAGCAATCAGGTCTGGTACTGGAAATCGCTGGGAACCTTTATCGCCCTCATCGGTGGTGTGCTGTCACTGTTCCCCGCTGGTGGTCTGCTCATCGAACGAGCATCGACTGACAGGCTCCGGCGAGAGTACCCCGAAGGGAAGGGGATGACCGGCGCGAAACGCTACGCGGCGTCGCTACTTGCCGCCACAATTCCGATTGTGACGTACTTCCCGCTACAGGACGCCGCACCGGCGATTATCGGGCTCAGTTGGCTGTTCCCACAGCAGATCAACAACGGCGTGATCGTCTGGGCGCTGGGGAACGCGGTCATCACAGCGGTCCTGTTCGCGGTGTGGCATTACACGAGCAACGCTGACGACCCGTCGGTGTCGCTGGCGAACTACGGCCTCGATACGGGCGACGGCGCGCGAACGGTCGGTGTCTCGGTCTTGGCCGGCGTCGGCACCGTCGCCGTGCTGTACCTGCTGGAAGCCGTCGTGGCGTTCCTGTTCCAGACGGACTTCCGCATCTGGGTGTTCGCCATCAAACTCCTCTCACCGGCGCAGTTCCGGATCAGCTTCTCGTATCTCCTGCCGCTGTTTGCCTTCTTCGTCGTCCTCGGCGCACTCTTGCACGGCCAGCTCCGTCCCGAGGGCGAGTCCCGGTCGCTCCGCCGTGCGATGGCGACGAACTGGCTCATCGTCGTCGGCGGGTTCGTCGTGTTGCTGGCGGTTCAGTACATCCCGCTGCTGTCCGGCCAGCCACTGCCGCTTGGCCACCCGCTGCTGACGATTCTGGCGCTACAGTTCGTCGCCCTGCTCAGCATCGTGGCCTTCGTTAGCACTTACTTCTTCAGGAAAACGGGTCGGGTCTGGGTCGGCGCGACGATCAACGCCGTCCTCGTGACGTGGGTTATCGTCGCCGGAACCGCGACGCAGTTCCCCGTCTAG
- a CDS encoding PadR family transcriptional regulator, translating to MSGDNLRRVTTGKMHGQSADERVTPLGDSERPESHDPPSRDAITESLLDPVIDDVVNGETAVDDGIVTQSLEEILLAMIAVADGGTHGTGLMEELEAQFGAELSPGTVYPRLHELEADGTLQMHELVQTKQYGIADDAAAKEQIATSAYQHLALGLYLHAALDSL from the coding sequence ATGTCCGGAGACAACCTCCGTCGCGTGACGACGGGCAAGATGCATGGCCAGAGCGCCGATGAGCGAGTGACCCCTCTCGGCGATTCAGAGCGCCCGGAATCGCATGACCCACCCAGTCGTGACGCCATCACGGAGTCGTTGTTGGACCCGGTCATTGACGACGTCGTCAACGGCGAGACCGCAGTTGATGACGGAATAGTCACACAGAGTCTGGAAGAGATTCTACTGGCGATGATCGCAGTCGCCGATGGTGGCACCCACGGGACCGGACTGATGGAGGAACTGGAAGCCCAGTTCGGTGCCGAACTGAGTCCGGGGACAGTGTACCCCCGGCTGCACGAGTTAGAAGCGGATGGCACGCTCCAGATGCACGAACTCGTCCAGACGAAACAGTACGGAATCGCGGACGACGCGGCTGCGAAAGAGCAGATCGCGACATCTGCGTACCAACATCTCGCGCTCGGACTCTACCTCCATGCGGCGCTGGATTCGCTGTAA